DNA from Colletotrichum higginsianum IMI 349063 chromosome 7 map unlocalized unitig_7, whole genome shotgun sequence:
CTGCCAgggcatggcatggcagaATTTCATGTGGAAAATGACTTTAGAAGTGAAAATAATAGTCGTCCAGTGTGTGCTAATTCGTCTGATCAGAAGTAGCCTTTGCCTACGAGCACCACGTACCTTAATCATGCAATCTTCTACCCTATCATTGCTGGACCTGAGCAGCGTTATTAGCTACGTGGCCCTTGACTCGTACGggctcttctcctcctcagAAGATATCCCCCCTTCTAATGCCTCCTGAAAATTCATCTCCAGCTCATCGCAGAACACTTTTAGCACTGTGACAATTACTGGCACCCTTGGAACCACAGACAGCCTCTCTGCGCTGCTCGAAAGATTTTCTAGACTTCCTGAGCTCATCTGCCGCTGTTACCGCCGCTCTCAACTGGGAAAGACAGCAGATGATGTACCCGCTGCCAGGGCTGTCTCGTTCTCGGCCCATGCCTCACGGCGGAGCGTTTCGGATCGAATGCGGTAAGTGTCCCGTTGGCCCTTGGAGAGAGCAGACCATCCCGGCTCAACACTGAAGCCCGAGAGGTGCGTGTCCTCCCGGAAAAGGTCGATGGGGCCGCGCGATCGGACAGTTGGTGGCCAGGGCCCAGATCCGAAACGGTCAGCGGGCGATAGAGGAGACGTCATGggccatgatgatggtgataGAGTGGAGTTAGAAACCCCAGCCCGTGGGGAGGAGGTttggagggcggcgaggtacTCCCTGTTGCGGGCGGCTACCTGTTCGTCTGTCACGTTGCCGAGTTCATGCTCCTCCTGGAGAGAGGCCATGGTGCGGATGATGTCGTGGGGTTGTTGTCCCTGGTCGAGGTGACTTCTCGGCATGGGGGTGTCAGGCTCCGGCATTGAGATAGATTGCAATAGTCCCAGGCTGGGAAGGCCCAGTGTCACAGGTCGCAGCCGGCTCATCTGGTGCATATGGTGTAGCGAAGCAGTCCGAAAGACAACAACATCCAGTCCCAAACGGCCCGATATCAGCTCCACGGCGTGCCCAGCTCCCGGCGCGCCGAAAGAATGCGATCTATCTACTGGGGAGAAGGTCTCATCGTCCGTGGCATGAAAGCTGCGTGCCAGCAGTGCAATCTCATTCTCGTTCAACAGCGTCGCGAACTGCTCACGGTCCACCGCATCCTTTCCCTTGGCGTAGAGCTCGCTGGGCGTGCTGAGTTTCCCGCCGGTGGCGCGTTGGATGTTGGCGCGCACCacgtccggcggcggccagaaCAGGACCTGGTGTGTCTCGTCGGGGGTGAGGGAGTCGGGATCGGCGAGCGCTTTGCCTACGACGTCCCCGCGGGTGTTGAGGAGGCTGCGCTCGTCCTGTGTGAGCTGGTCCTGGTGACTCTGTGCCTTGGCATAGAGCGTAAGTGGAATGGTGTCGTCGGCTGATTGCGTGTGTTGTTGCCTGATGGAACGCTCGATGGTCGCGTGAAAAGCAATCTCAGCACGTCGCATGGCTTCTCTCCCTTCGTCCGTGTCGGAGTCTACGTCGACCTCGGGCCAGTGCTCTTCCCGGGTTCCACAGATGGCCTCCATATGTTGCGGTTGTCTTGGGTTGAACTCGATGACATTGTATTGTGAACACCGGACGTTGGTAAACTGCTGTCCTGGGTGGGGATAATAGTAGGGGGCCACACGAGGCAAGCGGGCAGCAACGGCAGTATGAATGTGTTGCATTATCTGCCTAATGATTTGTAGGTATCCCAAGACCTTGCATTTAACATAGTGCTCTGAGTCACAATAGTAAGCATTCCAGTTTCACCTTTGAGTATTACTGCCCCCTTCTTGCTTTCCTGTCATCTGAGTGAATGCCCATTCCTGATCATCTTGAAAGGTTTCAGGACAAGTACAACACGTACTTGTAAGGCCTTGTTTCGAGAGGGCTATTTGATGCTGATCAAAATGATTAATAAACGCATGATCCCTGTTCGGTAATGAGTCCCAATCAATCATAGCAACGCAATCATAGCAACACAAAGACAGGTCAGGGCTGTTGCAGGTGAGTCTGGATGTCAACAAAATGACTCCACAAAACGGTAGCTTCAAGGTCGACTACGGTAGTGAATCTGATACTCGAGCCAGTCTCGTTCTCAACGGCAGTCTTTTTCTTTGATACGGTGCTATCATTGACCTCACGAGACATTGGGGGTGCCCTCCATGGTCAACTCTCTCAAACTGAGCATGTAGACACCTGCATTATTAGATGCACAATGAACGGCCTCCTTCCCTGCGAGAGTTGTGAATAGCCTCCTCTGAGGCAGGCATTGCCAACCTGATTACCCAACAGCCGCTACACTTTGGGACGGAACGTTGGCCTCGGGTTCTACTGCCGCCAACTTCCAGCACTGACGACACCAAAGGTCTCGCCCCTTCCACCTCCAATCGAAATGGTTTC
Protein-coding regions in this window:
- a CDS encoding Amino acid permease, yielding MQHIHTAVAARLPRVAPYYYPHPGQQFTNVRCSQYNVIEFNPRQPQHMEAICGTREEHWPEVDVDSDTDEGREAMRRAEIAFHATIERSIRQQHTQSADDTIPLTLYAKAQSHQDQLTQDERSLLNTRGDVVGKALADPDSLTPDETHQVLFWPPPDVVRANIQRATGGKLSTPSELYAKGKDAVDREQFATLLNENEIALLARSFHATDDETFSPVDRSHSFGAPGAGHAVELISGRLGLDVVVFRTASLHHMHQMSRLRPVTLGLPSLGLLQSISMPEPDTPMPRSHLDQGQQPHDIIRTMASLQEEHELGNVTDEQVAARNREYLAALQTSSPRAGVSNSTLSPSSWPMTSPLSPADRFGSGPWPPTVRSRGPIDLFREDTHLSGFSVEPGWSALSKGQRDTYRIRSETLRREAWAENETALAAGTSSAVFPS